One part of the Acinetobacter sp. XS-4 genome encodes these proteins:
- a CDS encoding ComEA family DNA-binding protein yields the protein MQLNMSLWKSKSYIFIILFWSLISSTFVQAQSFDQNFKEWKAKQQMYDQKLSMQHSSHSNVSKSSNMTDASGQVHLNQANIEELQKLKGIGEKKAQAIVEYRQKNGGFKNIDEFKNVKGIGPAIFEKNKTRLSL from the coding sequence ATGCAGCTAAACATGAGTCTTTGGAAGAGTAAGTCTTATATTTTTATTATTTTATTTTGGAGCCTGATTTCATCAACCTTTGTTCAGGCTCAATCTTTTGATCAAAATTTTAAGGAGTGGAAGGCGAAACAGCAGATGTATGATCAGAAGTTGAGCATGCAACACTCCTCTCATTCTAATGTTTCAAAAAGTTCAAACATGACTGATGCTTCAGGGCAAGTGCATTTAAACCAGGCTAATATTGAGGAGCTTCAAAAGCTAAAAGGGATTGGTGAGAAAAAGGCTCAGGCGATTGTAGAATACCGTCAAAAGAATGGCGGCTTTAAAAATATTGATGAATTTAAAAACGTAAAGGGCATAGGTCCAGCCATTTTTGAAAAGAATAAAACGCGGTTGAGTTTATAA
- a CDS encoding 3'-5' exonuclease: MRFPTLVFDIETLTDLKAGAHLYHLDLPEADVEQALTKLRRQESGMDFQRLPLHEIVCISGLWIDESGFRLFSFSREQYSEAEILQKFLSIFDKRHPTLVSWNGSQFDLPVILFRAMYHGLSAPGLFDQGEIDSQKRFNNYQNRYHHRHIDLMDVMAMFNGRNFQKLDDIACILGLPGKRGESGYHVPEYVRNQQWLKLTSYCEGDVLNTWFVYVRWLLLKGQLTVDEHNDWVSSSIDYLKNIPQQADFLEVWERTSKHSEFTSHYFNSSDF; this comes from the coding sequence ATGCGTTTCCCTACCTTAGTTTTTGATATTGAAACTTTAACTGATTTAAAAGCGGGAGCGCATTTATATCATCTTGATTTGCCAGAGGCTGATGTAGAACAAGCATTGACTAAATTGCGTCGTCAAGAATCAGGCATGGATTTTCAGCGCTTACCTTTGCATGAAATTGTTTGTATTTCTGGACTATGGATTGATGAGTCAGGTTTTCGATTGTTTTCTTTTAGCAGGGAACAATATTCTGAAGCTGAAATTTTGCAGAAATTCTTATCAATTTTTGATAAGCGTCATCCAACTCTAGTGAGTTGGAACGGCTCACAATTTGATTTACCCGTTATTCTATTTCGCGCAATGTATCATGGGCTTTCTGCACCAGGCTTATTTGATCAAGGTGAGATTGATAGCCAGAAGCGTTTTAATAATTACCAAAACCGTTATCACCATCGCCACATTGATTTAATGGATGTGATGGCAATGTTTAATGGTCGTAATTTTCAAAAACTTGATGATATCGCCTGCATTTTAGGTTTGCCGGGTAAGCGTGGTGAATCGGGTTATCATGTACCAGAATATGTTCGTAATCAGCAGTGGTTAAAATTGACTAGCTATTGTGAAGGGGATGTGCTCAATACATGGTTTGTCTATGTACGTTGGTTGTTATTAAAAGGACAATTAACAGTAGATGAACATAATGATTGGGTAAGCTCTAGTATTGATTATTTGAAAAATATTCCTCAGCAAGCAGATTTTCTTGAAGTATGGGAACGTACCTCAAAACATAGTGAATTTACTTCACACTATTTTAACTCTTCAGATTTTTAG
- a CDS encoding SDR family oxidoreductase, whose translation MRHSILISGAAQGIGAEIARVFYKQGYKVGIYDINESLAQELANDLGANARAGYLDVSDYSQWQHILKEFTDWAGELNILVNNAGILYSGAFETTDIKAHQRTININVNGVINGCHAALPYLKQASFARVINLSSASAIYGQADLISYSASKFAVRGITEGLDVEWKKYGIRVLDVMPLFVQTAMVKGMDAGTIQNMGVDLTPNDIAQQVLTLVEKKAHFWTPTHTPVGIKTKLLYQLSTLSPQFLNRLTNIYLSRK comes from the coding sequence ATGAGACACAGTATTCTGATTAGTGGTGCCGCTCAAGGTATTGGGGCTGAAATTGCACGCGTATTCTACAAACAAGGATATAAAGTAGGCATTTATGATATTAATGAATCGCTTGCTCAAGAATTGGCAAATGACCTAGGGGCAAATGCCCGTGCCGGCTACCTGGATGTAAGTGATTACAGCCAGTGGCAACACATATTAAAAGAATTTACCGACTGGGCTGGTGAACTCAATATTTTGGTAAATAATGCCGGTATTTTATATTCTGGTGCATTTGAAACAACTGATATTAAAGCTCACCAAAGAACAATAAATATTAATGTAAACGGTGTTATCAATGGCTGTCACGCTGCGCTCCCCTATTTAAAGCAAGCGTCTTTTGCACGCGTTATCAATCTTTCTTCAGCTTCTGCAATTTATGGGCAAGCTGATTTAATTTCTTATTCTGCCAGTAAATTTGCCGTTCGCGGAATTACTGAAGGTTTGGATGTGGAATGGAAAAAATATGGTATTCGCGTTTTAGATGTGATGCCGCTATTTGTGCAAACTGCAATGGTTAAGGGTATGGATGCAGGCACAATTCAAAATATGGGAGTAGATTTAACTCCAAATGATATTGCTCAACAGGTACTTACGCTTGTAGAGAAAAAGGCTCATTTCTGGACGCCTACTCACACTCCAGTTGGCATAAAAACTAAACTGCTTTATCAACTCTCGACTTTAAGCCCTCAGTTTTTAAATCGGCTGACTAACATTTATTTATCGAGAAAATAA
- the mazG gene encoding nucleoside triphosphate pyrophosphohydrolase, which yields MDKLLKIMQELREKCPWDQAQTPMTLTKYAIEEAYEVEAAIRQGDIDEIRNELGDLLLQVVFQSQMFSEQGAFNFQDVVEAISEKLIRRHPHVFQANQFNNLTPEQVSELWKQIKQQEKQGKPQSRLDEIKHGPALLQAQEIQENVAKVGFDFETVEDTYGKLEEELDEFKQALKNQNIDEIQDEFGDCLFSLVNVGRKLAISSETSLLSTIHKFRSRFAFIEDQARKQQRTLEDMTLSEMDELWNQAKRQLRLGEKTHAAKHESLEE from the coding sequence ATGGATAAATTGCTTAAAATCATGCAAGAGTTACGAGAAAAATGTCCGTGGGATCAAGCTCAAACCCCCATGACTCTTACCAAGTATGCGATTGAAGAAGCATATGAAGTTGAGGCTGCCATTCGTCAAGGTGACATTGATGAAATTAGAAATGAGCTAGGTGATTTGTTATTACAAGTTGTTTTTCAATCACAAATGTTTAGTGAGCAAGGTGCTTTTAATTTTCAAGATGTTGTTGAAGCAATAAGTGAAAAGTTAATACGCCGTCATCCACATGTTTTTCAGGCAAATCAATTTAATAATTTAACGCCAGAACAAGTAAGTGAGTTATGGAAACAAATTAAACAACAAGAAAAACAAGGCAAGCCCCAATCAAGATTGGACGAAATTAAGCATGGACCAGCTCTATTGCAGGCACAAGAAATTCAAGAAAATGTCGCAAAAGTTGGGTTTGACTTTGAAACCGTAGAAGATACTTATGGAAAACTAGAAGAAGAGCTAGATGAGTTTAAGCAAGCACTAAAAAATCAAAATATTGATGAAATTCAAGATGAATTTGGAGATTGTCTGTTTTCATTAGTCAATGTTGGACGTAAACTCGCGATTTCAAGTGAAACATCACTTTTATCAACAATACATAAATTTAGAAGCCGTTTTGCTTTTATTGAAGATCAAGCGCGAAAACAGCAAAGAACATTAGAGGACATGACCTTGTCTGAAATGGATGAATTGTGGAATCAGGCAAAGCGGCAGTTACGTTTAGGGGAAAAAACACATGCAGCTAAACATGAGTCTTTGGAAGAGTAA
- the rlmD gene encoding 23S rRNA (uracil(1939)-C(5))-methyltransferase RlmD, whose translation MKQQAKSRKPQQPEYIFQVETLSHEGRGIAHYGSHSDHPADKHGKKVFIRYALPGETVKAQITHQAKRLEEAEMVQLLGEPSTHRIDAICPHYGICGGCSMQHIHPDEQIRLKQSVLQSHLQHFAGIQPEQWLDPIRSLQSDYRRRARIGVRYLPKPDRLIMGFREHRSNRLTSIHSCSVLDKKLSDSLPELRILLQSLKGKAHIGHVELAKGDHEISLLVRHVEKLNNSDVNQLKQFALDKGWQLYLQPKGPESIHRIDDEKGALRLHYALERFNVNFAFSPLDFTQVNATVNEQMVQLACELLQLQSGEKVLDLFCGLGNFSLPLARCVGESGQVVGVEGSEEMVRRATANAKCNSLVQATFFSQDLTKDFSHHSWANQGFDALLIDPPRAGAYEIMQYVSNFGAKRIVYVSCDPATLARDAGVLVQHGYQLKKAAVMDMFTHTEHVESIALFEKIQEIND comes from the coding sequence TTGAAACAACAAGCCAAATCTCGCAAGCCTCAACAACCTGAATATATTTTTCAAGTTGAAACACTTTCTCATGAGGGGCGGGGAATTGCGCATTATGGTTCTCATTCTGATCATCCAGCAGATAAGCATGGCAAGAAAGTTTTTATTCGTTATGCATTGCCCGGAGAAACTGTAAAGGCTCAGATTACCCATCAAGCGAAGCGTCTTGAAGAAGCTGAGATGGTGCAGTTGTTAGGAGAACCTTCAACTCATCGTATAGATGCAATTTGTCCTCATTATGGTATTTGCGGTGGCTGTAGCATGCAGCATATCCATCCTGATGAACAAATCCGCTTAAAGCAAAGTGTACTGCAATCGCATCTACAGCACTTTGCAGGCATTCAACCTGAACAGTGGTTAGATCCGATTCGATCTTTACAAAGTGATTATCGTCGTCGTGCTCGAATAGGAGTGCGTTATCTGCCAAAGCCAGATCGCTTAATTATGGGGTTTCGTGAACATCGTAGTAATCGTTTAACTTCTATCCATAGTTGTAGTGTTTTGGATAAAAAACTATCAGATAGCTTGCCTGAGCTGCGCATTTTACTCCAAAGTCTAAAAGGCAAAGCGCATATAGGTCATGTAGAATTAGCAAAAGGTGATCATGAAATTTCTTTATTGGTTCGTCATGTAGAAAAATTAAACAATTCTGATGTCAACCAATTAAAGCAATTTGCGTTAGACAAAGGGTGGCAATTGTATTTGCAGCCTAAGGGGCCTGAAAGTATTCATCGTATTGATGATGAAAAAGGTGCTTTACGTTTACACTATGCCTTAGAGCGGTTTAATGTAAATTTTGCTTTTTCGCCATTGGATTTTACTCAGGTCAATGCCACAGTAAATGAACAAATGGTTCAATTGGCATGTGAATTGCTTCAATTGCAATCAGGTGAAAAGGTACTTGATCTATTTTGCGGTTTAGGCAATTTCTCACTCCCGTTAGCACGATGTGTTGGTGAGAGTGGTCAGGTTGTTGGTGTGGAAGGGAGTGAAGAAATGGTGAGGCGGGCAACAGCTAATGCAAAATGCAATAGTTTGGTGCAGGCAACCTTCTTTTCACAAGATTTAACAAAAGATTTTTCGCATCATTCTTGGGCAAATCAAGGATTTGATGCATTATTGATTGATCCTCCTCGTGCTGGTGCATATGAAATTATGCAGTATGTATCAAATTTTGGAGCAAAAAGAATCGTTTATGTATCATGTGATCCAGCTACACTGGCAAGGGATGCGGGTGTTTTGGTCCAACATGGTTACCAGTTAAAAAAAGCAGCTGTGATGGACATGTTTACGCACACAGAACATGTTGAATCCATTGCACTATTTGAAAAAATTCAAGAGATAAACGATTAA
- a CDS encoding bifunctional (p)ppGpp synthetase/guanosine-3',5'-bis(diphosphate) 3'-pyrophosphohydrolase: MVTVREQLPEQLTELSEETTVEHAAETQIGLASWLDRVREILDGAKLEQLEQVAHLTLQKELDSTVNHRSNTFATGVGMADILAHLHVDEDTLSAAMLYRSVREDITDIEEVKKKFGDQVYNLVKGALAMGKLSELIEKNKRLEDHFNNNQREHLSGIYKMLISVTEDVRVVLIKLAERTYSLRELANSSRERQERVAREILTIYSPLAHRLGIAQLKWELEDLAFRYLAPDRYKEIASLLNEKRLEREHYIQFVIDRLKNELASYGIESEITGRAKHIYSIYRKMKSKNLSFDQLYDIRALRVLVNSVPECYHSLGIVHQIWRHIPHQFDDYITNPKANGYRSLHTAVIAENKSLEVQIRTHEMHDEAELGVCSHFNYKEGSKNTDHSFNHRLHSLRAVLEHYQERNETTVHQNEDETEGFEQLQDFEGFEKIYVFSRDGDIKELPRGSTVLDFAYHVHTEVGNKCYAARVNQRYVPLTYTLKTGEQVEILTKKDRDPNRDWLVNSLGYIKTSRARDKLRHWFRQQDRSKNLEVGRELLNKELARLAIHPKSIDLNDYSSHFNVKTGDDILVSLVSGDISLHALINQVNRQMHLDQDEPELVLKPALNPRASHTLSAHGILIDGLDNVELHIAQCCQPVHGESIAGYITLNRGVSIHKVICSDYQRMIKQEPERAVEADWEMQPTRGQSVQIVVEAYDRRGLLKDLTQVIFSDQINIRQVNTISEADGIANMKLLIEVKGLAQLSRLLARLEQQPGIISARRMIQGV; encoded by the coding sequence ATGGTCACAGTACGTGAACAGTTACCTGAGCAACTAACTGAGTTGTCTGAGGAAACGACTGTAGAGCATGCCGCCGAAACGCAAATCGGTTTAGCCTCATGGTTGGATCGGGTGCGTGAAATATTAGATGGGGCGAAGCTTGAACAACTTGAGCAGGTTGCTCATTTAACCCTGCAAAAAGAGTTAGATTCAACGGTTAATCATCGTTCCAATACTTTCGCTACTGGCGTTGGAATGGCCGACATTTTGGCACATCTCCATGTAGATGAAGATACTCTATCGGCAGCCATGCTCTATCGTAGTGTGCGTGAAGACATTACTGATATAGAAGAAGTCAAAAAGAAATTTGGAGATCAGGTCTATAACCTTGTCAAAGGCGCTTTGGCAATGGGTAAGCTCTCGGAACTCATTGAGAAAAATAAACGGTTAGAAGATCACTTTAATAACAATCAACGAGAACATTTAAGTGGCATTTATAAAATGCTGATTTCGGTTACCGAAGATGTTCGTGTTGTTTTAATTAAACTTGCTGAACGTACTTATTCTTTACGAGAACTGGCAAATTCATCTCGTGAGCGTCAAGAACGCGTAGCACGTGAAATTCTTACTATTTATTCGCCATTAGCACATCGACTCGGTATTGCTCAGCTTAAATGGGAACTTGAAGATCTCGCTTTTCGCTATTTAGCTCCAGATCGTTATAAAGAAATTGCATCATTACTGAATGAAAAACGTTTAGAACGTGAACATTATATTCAGTTCGTGATCGACCGTTTAAAAAATGAGTTAGCGTCTTACGGAATCGAGTCAGAAATTACAGGTCGAGCAAAACACATTTATTCGATTTATCGAAAAATGAAAAGCAAAAACCTGAGTTTTGATCAGCTTTATGATATTCGTGCTTTACGTGTGTTGGTTAATAGTGTCCCTGAGTGCTACCACTCTTTGGGTATCGTTCATCAAATCTGGCGTCATATTCCTCATCAGTTTGATGACTATATTACCAACCCGAAAGCAAATGGTTATCGCTCTTTGCATACTGCTGTAATTGCCGAGAATAAATCCCTTGAAGTACAAATTCGTACTCATGAGATGCATGACGAAGCGGAATTAGGCGTATGTTCGCACTTTAACTATAAGGAAGGTTCAAAGAATACTGACCATTCCTTTAATCATCGTTTGCATTCATTGCGTGCTGTTTTAGAGCATTATCAAGAGCGCAATGAAACGACGGTACATCAAAATGAAGATGAAACAGAAGGCTTTGAACAGTTACAAGACTTTGAAGGCTTTGAGAAGATTTACGTTTTTAGTCGTGATGGTGATATTAAGGAATTGCCACGTGGCTCAACAGTTTTAGATTTTGCTTATCATGTACATACGGAAGTAGGGAACAAGTGTTACGCAGCGCGAGTTAACCAGCGTTATGTTCCACTTACCTATACTTTAAAAACGGGTGAACAGGTTGAGATTTTAACTAAAAAAGATCGTGATCCAAACCGAGATTGGTTGGTGAATTCTTTGGGTTATATTAAAACCTCTCGTGCCCGTGACAAGCTGCGTCATTGGTTTAGACAGCAAGATCGTAGTAAAAATCTTGAAGTTGGCCGTGAACTTCTTAATAAAGAGTTAGCTCGTCTAGCGATTCACCCAAAAAGTATCGACCTAAATGATTACTCATCACATTTTAACGTAAAAACGGGTGATGACATTTTGGTGAGTCTAGTAAGCGGTGATATTAGCTTACATGCCTTGATTAATCAGGTGAACCGTCAAATGCATTTAGATCAGGATGAACCTGAACTAGTGCTTAAACCAGCATTAAATCCACGTGCTAGCCATACGTTATCGGCACATGGAATTTTAATTGATGGTTTAGACAATGTAGAGTTGCACATCGCGCAGTGCTGTCAGCCTGTACATGGTGAGTCAATCGCTGGATATATTACTTTGAACCGTGGTGTTAGCATCCACAAAGTCATTTGTTCAGACTATCAGCGTATGATTAAGCAAGAACCAGAGCGTGCTGTTGAAGCTGATTGGGAAATGCAGCCAACGCGTGGTCAAAGCGTTCAAATTGTGGTGGAAGCTTATGATCGTCGTGGTCTGCTTAAAGACTTAACTCAAGTGATTTTCTCTGACCAAATCAATATTCGTCAGGTTAATACAATTTCTGAGGCAGATGGTATTGCCAATATGAAGTTGTTAATTGAGGTGAAAGGATTGGCGCAGCTATCTCGTTTATTGGCTCGCTTAGAGCAACAGCCTGGAATTATTAGTGCGCGACGCATGATTCAAGGTGTTTAA
- the cysM gene encoding cysteine synthase CysM, which translates to MSNTQPDFLADEFLLDHYVGNTPLVRLQRLASHTQATVLAKLEGNNPAGSVKDRPAYNMIMQAEKRGQIKPGDTLIEATSGNTGIALAMVAAMRGYKMKLIMPGNSSQERKDAMRAYGAELIEAPNMEAARDMALQMQAEGLGLVLNQFGNPDNVEAHYLTTGPEIWKQTGGKITHFVSSMGTTGTIMGISKYLKEQNPDIQIIGLQPSEGSNIAGIRRWPQEYLPTIFDPKRVDQIMDIPQIEAEKMARRLARQEGISAGTSSGGAVWASIKIAEENPDAVIVCIICDRGDRYLSTGLFSVQD; encoded by the coding sequence ATGAGTAATACACAACCTGACTTTTTAGCCGACGAATTTTTGTTAGATCACTATGTAGGTAATACACCTCTAGTTCGTTTGCAGCGTTTAGCTTCTCATACGCAAGCGACAGTTTTGGCAAAGTTAGAAGGTAATAATCCGGCAGGTTCTGTAAAAGACCGTCCTGCATATAACATGATTATGCAGGCAGAAAAACGCGGTCAAATTAAGCCAGGTGACACCTTGATTGAAGCAACCAGTGGGAACACAGGTATTGCTTTGGCAATGGTTGCAGCCATGCGTGGTTATAAAATGAAATTAATCATGCCAGGGAATTCAAGTCAGGAGCGTAAGGATGCTATGCGTGCTTATGGTGCAGAATTGATTGAAGCGCCGAATATGGAAGCTGCACGAGATATGGCTTTGCAAATGCAAGCTGAAGGTCTAGGTTTGGTCCTCAATCAGTTTGGCAATCCAGATAATGTCGAAGCGCATTACCTCACCACTGGCCCTGAAATCTGGAAGCAAACAGGTGGAAAGATTACCCATTTTGTAAGTTCAATGGGTACAACCGGTACCATCATGGGAATTTCAAAATATTTAAAAGAACAAAATCCAGATATTCAAATTATTGGTTTACAGCCTTCTGAAGGTTCAAATATTGCTGGGATTCGTCGTTGGCCACAAGAATACTTACCTACGATTTTCGATCCAAAACGTGTTGATCAAATTATGGATATTCCGCAAATTGAAGCGGAAAAAATGGCTCGCCGTTTAGCACGTCAGGAAGGAATTAGTGCAGGTACATCTTCTGGTGGGGCGGTGTGGGCATCCATTAAAATTGCAGAAGAAAATCCAGATGCTGTTATTGTTTGCATTATCTGTGACCGTGGCGACCGCTACTTGTCTACAGGATTGTTTTCAGTACAGGACTGA
- a CDS encoding ATP-binding protein, with the protein MSNFNKTLSKRLRLNHAYGQLIALIFVPIMILTGVGAFLVLTETSHSVKQQQLQHASAILARYNQIAKDLYTLVELQPDEYDHAQHIMQSMFSEKNLKRAVLIDNNGQTYLSIGYRDNRYWPSFPSNNIFFGPISYNHNNIYGMQISNKAGKAPVWLMIEMDNQPLELARYRIMIALVITGLMTLLLLLLCLNFYSRRWIAPMYEIRMQLQRLNADTLDQHLVINSTGELRLLQRDIANVVKRLHFSFLELKEHTEQTEEDLRRTLDTLEVQNITYRQARDQAISSNQAKSVFLANISHELRTPLNSIDGFIHLLLRQQNLNNEQNLYLQTIRKSSAHLLALINDVLDFSKIDAGKLELETAPFDLEEAIFDVMDMLSPLAAQKHIAMAFYYADNIPQQVIGDALRFKQILTNLISNAIKFTPDGEIIVRVRMEHDDIGQCLLHFSVQDSGIGLSGTDRKKLFESFSQGDASVTRQFGGTGLGLAISKQLVHLMHGQIGFEDNQERAPTEKGSTFWFTAQFVVDEDYEIEHPHFEHLQVVSYLAHPATASVLRYYLENYHVPHIETQSILDLFSRLKHLDQKDNTWLIVDHSGDTEALLKEIRSRYQGNLAVYGYQMTLEPNMLSEYRARPLYQPLSRSGLIQLLNDQPIFEEEQQDFNGQGLHILAVDDHLPNLIVLEALLGELNVKTTKALSGQEALNLIQERIDQKLKPFDLVFMDIQMPVMSGIDTTRAIRSLESTLDGEMQLPIIALTAHALADEKQKLLKVGMNDYVTKPIQMEQIIQILTQWTKNNFTAKALDKDHHVVAEALDPQILNWQQSLQLAANKEDLAQDLLKMLVDSFPTELDEMQQLIELEDFPQLEHVLHRLYGATRYVGAPKLQQVTGDFEQFISTLRKERRIADEGFIEEVMQRFNELGLVVKEVESAALQILVIPD; encoded by the coding sequence ATGTCTAATTTCAATAAAACCTTATCGAAACGCTTACGTCTGAATCATGCATATGGGCAATTGATTGCTCTAATTTTTGTGCCGATTATGATTTTAACAGGGGTCGGTGCTTTTCTGGTTTTAACTGAAACGTCCCATTCGGTAAAACAACAACAGCTACAACACGCCTCAGCCATTCTAGCTCGCTACAATCAAATTGCGAAAGATCTATATACGCTGGTTGAACTACAGCCCGATGAATACGATCATGCCCAGCACATTATGCAAAGCATGTTTAGCGAAAAAAATCTTAAACGCGCGGTATTAATTGATAACAATGGACAGACTTATTTAAGTATTGGTTATCGTGATAATCGTTATTGGCCTAGCTTTCCTAGTAATAATATTTTTTTTGGACCAATCTCTTATAACCACAACAATATTTATGGAATGCAGATTAGTAATAAAGCTGGAAAAGCCCCTGTTTGGTTAATGATTGAAATGGATAACCAACCTCTAGAATTGGCACGTTATCGCATTATGATTGCTCTCGTCATTACTGGATTAATGACCTTACTATTACTTTTACTTTGCTTGAATTTTTACTCTCGTCGTTGGATTGCGCCGATGTATGAAATTCGCATGCAGTTACAACGCCTAAATGCAGATACTCTAGACCAGCACCTAGTCATTAACAGTACTGGGGAACTACGCTTACTACAGCGAGATATTGCAAATGTTGTTAAACGATTGCACTTTAGCTTTTTAGAATTAAAAGAGCACACCGAACAAACAGAAGAAGACTTACGCAGAACCCTAGATACCTTAGAAGTCCAAAACATTACCTATCGTCAAGCACGTGACCAGGCGATTTCATCAAACCAAGCAAAGTCAGTTTTCCTTGCCAATATTAGTCATGAGCTTCGCACACCTCTCAACAGTATTGATGGCTTTATTCACTTATTGCTTCGTCAACAAAATTTAAATAATGAGCAAAATCTTTATTTACAAACCATTCGCAAGTCATCTGCTCATTTATTGGCATTAATTAACGATGTATTAGATTTCTCGAAAATTGATGCGGGTAAGTTAGAACTTGAAACAGCACCTTTTGATTTAGAAGAAGCCATTTTTGATGTCATGGATATGCTGTCTCCTTTGGCTGCTCAAAAACATATCGCCATGGCTTTTTACTATGCAGACAATATTCCACAGCAAGTAATTGGCGATGCTTTACGCTTCAAGCAAATTCTGACCAACTTAATTTCTAATGCAATCAAGTTCACTCCAGATGGCGAAATTATTGTTCGTGTTCGTATGGAGCATGATGATATTGGGCAATGTCTGCTTCATTTCAGTGTTCAAGATAGTGGTATTGGCTTAAGTGGCACAGACCGCAAAAAATTATTTGAATCATTTTCGCAAGGCGATGCCTCAGTTACACGTCAATTTGGCGGCACAGGTTTAGGTCTTGCTATCTCTAAACAACTTGTTCATCTCATGCATGGTCAAATTGGCTTTGAAGATAACCAAGAACGCGCTCCAACAGAAAAAGGCTCGACCTTCTGGTTTACCGCACAATTTGTGGTAGATGAAGATTACGAAATCGAACACCCACACTTTGAGCATTTACAAGTGGTGTCTTATCTTGCTCATCCAGCTACAGCAAGTGTTTTACGTTACTACCTTGAAAACTACCATGTTCCTCACATCGAGACACAATCGATTCTGGACTTGTTTAGCCGCTTAAAACATCTTGATCAGAAAGATAATACATGGCTCATTGTTGACCATAGCGGTGACACTGAAGCGTTATTAAAAGAAATCCGTAGCCGTTATCAAGGCAATTTAGCCGTCTATGGCTATCAAATGACACTTGAGCCAAACATGCTCAGTGAATACCGTGCTCGTCCTCTCTATCAACCATTAAGTCGAAGCGGACTCATTCAATTATTAAATGATCAACCTATTTTTGAAGAGGAACAACAAGACTTTAATGGTCAGGGTTTACACATTCTGGCAGTAGATGACCATCTTCCTAACTTAATTGTTTTAGAAGCCTTGCTCGGTGAACTCAATGTTAAAACAACTAAAGCACTCAGTGGGCAAGAAGCACTTAACCTGATCCAAGAGCGAATTGATCAGAAACTTAAACCATTTGATTTGGTGTTTATGGATATTCAAATGCCTGTCATGTCAGGTATTGATACAACTCGTGCTATTCGCTCTTTAGAATCGACTTTAGACGGAGAAATGCAGCTTCCAATTATTGCACTAACCGCCCACGCACTTGCTGATGAAAAGCAAAAACTCCTTAAAGTAGGCATGAATGACTATGTCACCAAGCCAATCCAAATGGAGCAAATCATCCAGATCTTAACGCAATGGACTAAAAACAACTTTACAGCAAAAGCTTTAGATAAAGACCATCATGTCGTTGCGGAAGCTTTAGACCCACAAATTTTAAACTGGCAACAAAGTTTGCAGCTTGCAGCAAATAAAGAAGACTTAGCACAAGATCTACTTAAAATGTTAGTTGACAGTTTTCCAACTGAGCTAGATGAAATGCAGCAGCTCATTGAGCTTGAAGACTTCCCTCAACTTGAGCATGTTTTACATCGCCTCTATGGCGCTACTCGCTATGTAGGTGCACCAAAACTACAACAAGTGACTGGGGACTTTGAGCAATTTATTTCAACGCTACGCAAGGAACGCCGTATAGCAGATGAAGGTTTCATTGAAGAAGTGATGCAGCGCTTTAATGAACTCGGTCTTGTCGTTAAAGAAGTAGAAAGTGCTGCTCTCCAGATCTTGGTGATACCTGACTAA